From one Bradyrhizobium sp. Ash2021 genomic stretch:
- a CDS encoding nitrile hydratase accessory protein codes for MDECRFDDNNVFAEPWQARAFALALALSERGLFSLREFEVALIERINAYEKSQCIAGTGDYYTRWIEVLEDLLAQKNLLPSERLSLLEHEVVEDAESRKLHQLITSRNENGRLRVAPLLVDPGLG; via the coding sequence ATTGACGAGTGCCGTTTCGACGACAACAATGTCTTTGCCGAGCCTTGGCAGGCCCGCGCTTTCGCCCTCGCGCTAGCGCTGTCGGAGCGGGGCTTATTCTCGTTGCGCGAGTTCGAGGTCGCTCTCATCGAACGAATAAATGCGTATGAAAAAAGTCAATGCATTGCAGGCACGGGCGACTATTACACCCGCTGGATCGAGGTCCTGGAAGACTTGCTTGCGCAAAAAAACTTACTGCCGAGCGAACGGCTTTCGCTTCTCGAACACGAAGTGGTCGAGGATGCGGAGTCACGCAAACTTCATCAACTGATTACCTCGCGCAACGAAAATGGCCGGCTGAGGGTGGCTCCTCTGCTCGTCGACCCGGGTCTCGGGTGA
- the selD gene encoding selenide, water dikinase SelD, which produces MPTVSLTSLAHGGGCGCKLAPSVLRNLLAGQLSTASFQQLIVGTETGDDAAVWQIDDHTCIVATTDFFMPIVDDPADFGRIAATNAISDIYAMGAKPIMALAILGIPLGKLAIENVRAILDGGASVCARAGIPVAGGHSIDSPEPIYGLSVIGTCRPDQVRRNRNARSGDALILTKSIGIGVYSAAFKKGQLDDAGYAEMIASTTLLNSIGMTLSEDPAVHSMTDVTGFGLLGHALEMANGSNLSLIIDSSRVPFLQAAEQLAMSGFITGASKRNWSSYGCSINLPTTLPEWQRDLLTDPQTSGGLLIACSPNSAESLVAKIISAGNSSTRMIGKVDDGRPEVNVI; this is translated from the coding sequence ATGCCGACAGTCAGTCTAACGAGCCTTGCGCACGGCGGAGGTTGCGGCTGCAAATTGGCGCCTTCCGTCTTGCGGAACCTCCTCGCAGGTCAACTCTCAACGGCGTCCTTCCAGCAACTCATCGTCGGCACCGAAACGGGCGACGACGCAGCCGTTTGGCAGATCGACGATCATACCTGCATCGTGGCGACGACCGATTTTTTTATGCCGATAGTGGATGATCCGGCAGACTTCGGACGTATCGCCGCCACCAATGCGATTTCCGATATTTACGCTATGGGTGCGAAGCCCATAATGGCGCTGGCGATTCTTGGCATCCCACTCGGCAAATTAGCTATCGAAAATGTCCGTGCGATTCTCGATGGCGGCGCTTCCGTTTGTGCACGTGCTGGTATTCCTGTTGCAGGTGGCCATTCCATTGACTCACCGGAACCAATTTACGGACTTTCCGTCATAGGTACGTGCCGTCCGGACCAGGTGCGGCGCAATCGCAACGCTCGTTCTGGGGACGCATTGATTCTCACGAAATCAATCGGAATTGGCGTGTATTCAGCTGCCTTTAAAAAGGGACAACTTGATGACGCCGGCTACGCAGAGATGATTGCCTCGACGACGCTGCTTAATTCGATCGGAATGACCTTGAGCGAAGATCCCGCTGTTCATTCGATGACTGACGTAACCGGCTTCGGATTGCTGGGTCACGCGCTCGAAATGGCAAACGGCTCCAACTTGTCTCTGATAATCGACTCTTCCCGAGTTCCTTTCCTGCAAGCGGCCGAGCAACTCGCAATGAGTGGCTTTATCACAGGCGCCTCAAAGCGAAACTGGTCCAGTTATGGATGCTCGATCAATTTGCCAACAACGCTGCCTGAATGGCAGCGGGATCTTCTAACCGATCCGCAAACTTCAGGCGGTCTGCTTATAGCCTGCTCACCGAATAGCGCCGAGTCGCTGGTAGCGAAAATTATTTCTGCGGGGAATTCCTCCACTCGCATGATCGGGAAGGTGGATGACGGCCGCCCCGAGGTCAATGTTATTTAA